Below is a genomic region from Phycobacter azelaicus.
CGGGGCCATTGCCGGTGCCGACCTCTTCACCGATGTACAGCATCGGGGCTTCGTCGCGCTCGCCTTCGCCGATGACCACGACGCCCTTAATGTCCAGAAGGTTCAGCTGTTCGCGCATTGCGTTTACCGCTGCCTGATCGGCGGCCTTTTCGTCGCCGCGTCCCACCAAAGAGGCAGAGGCAAGCGCAGCCTGTTCGGCGACCCGTGCGAGGCCAAGGGATAGCATGCGGTCGTGAAAGGTGTCGTCAGAGCTGGTCGAGGTCATACTCAATAATCCTGTGTCAATCCGGTTCGGTTGATTGTCGATACCCCGTGCGGGGCGCTGCGGGCAAGGGATGATGCGTGAAGCGCCCGGGGTGCGGTCGCTCCATGCGCTGTTTTGATGGCGCGCGCGTCAGAGTTCTTCAATGCGCAGGGCCACCGGGGCGCCATCAACCACGCCCGTGGACGCCAGGCCGGAAATGGCATCATCGAGCATGGCGCTGGTGCATTTATGGGTGACGATAAGGACCGGGGCCGTGGGTTCGGAATGTCCATACTGGCGCATCCGGTCAATTGAAACGCCGGCATCACCCAAGGCCGCGGCAACTTTTGCCAGCGCGCCCGGTTTGTCCTGCAGTGACAATCGCAGGTAGTAGGGAGCGGGCAGGCCAGAAATTGCCGAAGGCGCCTCTTGCAAGGATGTCGCTGGCTGGCCGAAAGTAGAGATGCGGAACCCCCGCGCGATATCGCAGATATCGCCAAGGACGGCGCTGGCGGTCGGTCCTTCACCGGCGCCTGGACCGCGCAGAACGATTTGATCCACGGCATCGCCTTCGATCACGACCATGTTGGTGCCGCCTTCAAGCTGACCAAGCGGAGAACTCGCAGGCACGAGGCAGGGCGCCATGCGCTGCTCAAGGCCGCGGGCGGATTTCTGGGCCACACCAAGGAGTTTGATCCGGAAGCCCATGTCCGCCGCATGGCGGATGTCTTCGATGGCGATGCGCTGGATACCTTCGAGCTGGACATTGCAGAAATCGGGCTTGGTGCCAAAGGCGATCGCGGCCAAGAGCGCCAGTTTGTGACCGGCATCGATCCCGCCCACGTCCAGGTTCGGATCCGCTTCCAAGTAACCAAGGCGCCCGCATTCCTCAAACAGTGCGTTATATCCGCGACCGGAGGCTTCCATCTGGGTCAGGATATAGTTGCAGGTGCCGTTCATCACGCCCATGACGCGTGTGATTTCATTCCCTGCAAGGCCCTCAGTAAGGGATTTGATCACTGGAATGCCACCTGCAACGGCGGCTTCAAAACGGATCACGCGACCTGCTGCCTCGGCCTGCTCGGCTAAGGCTTGTCCGTGAATCGCCAAGAGTGCTTTGTTTGCAGTCACAACATCCTTGCCCGACGCCAGAGCGGCTTCGGTCGCCTCCTTGGCAGCGCCTTCATGACCGCCCATCAGTTCCACAAAGACGTCCACATCGTCACGCCGGGCGAGTGAGACTGGATCTGTCTCCCAGGCGTAGGAGGAGAGGGACACGCCGCGGTCCTTCTCTGCATCACGGGCCGACACGGCGGTGATCACGATCGGACGGCCAGTTCGCGCCTCAAGCAGTTCGGCCTGGCGGCGAATGATTCTCACCACGCCTACGCCGACGGTGCCCAAACCTGCAATTCCAAGGCGAAGCGGCTCTGTCATGGCGGGAGGTCCTTTGTCTCAACTCGTTTGCCCCGCCTTAGCGGGTTCGGGCCGGCGGTGCAACGTTGCGCGCGAGAGCAGCGCTTATAAAGAAGGGTGACGGTGGCCTTGATGACAAAAACCGGTCAGTTTTGAGCGCGCCGCAGGGCCTCGGCCCGCGCTTTGAGACGCGCGCTGCGGGCATCGAGCTGTTGTTCCAGTTCGGCGCTCTGTTCTTGCGGAGTCGGGAGCGGAGGAACGCCTTCGTCCAGAGGCAGCAACGCAGGGTAATCGGCGCCTTTCAGGTCGGGCGTCAGGCGATCCTCTATTTCCGGCACGCGGGTGCAGGCGGGGCTTGCGGCGACCAGCACGATCAGCAGGGCGGGTTTAAGGATATGACGTTGGATCATCTTGACGGGTCTCGGCTCCGTGGGGGCGCGTGGCGACGCACTCCTCCTTGATGCACAATTGCTTCTTCTCGCACAAGGAGGGCTTTTTTCTGAACATATGTTCAGTTAGCTTGATGTCATGGCACGTACGCAAGGCTCTCATTCCGATATCACTGGCCCGCGCATTCGCGAAGCGGCGCTGAGGCTGTTTGCGCAGCATGGCTTCGCGGCGGTCTCCATGCGGCAAATCGCGGCGGATGTGGGCGTACAGGCAGGAGCTTTGTACAACTACACCTCTGACAAGCAGAGCCTGTTGTTCAGCCTCATGCAGGGCCACATGAGTGATCTGATCGAGGCTTGGAAGAGCCAGCCTACGACGGACAATGCGGTGAGCGAGCTGGAGCGTTTTGTGCGCTTCCACATCCGCTATCACATGGAGCGCCCGGACGCGGTTTTTATCGCATACATGGAACTGCGCAATCTGACGGCAGAAAACTTCGCCACGATCGAAGCGATGCGCGGCAGCTATGAGAATGCGTTGGAAACCGTTCTAAAGCAGGGGGTGACCGAAGGGGTTTTCCAGATCCCGGATACCAAAATCGCCACGCTGGCGGTGATTGCCATGCTGAACGGGGTGATGACCTGGTATCGCGCGGGTGGCCGATTGTCGCTGGAAGAGGTCGAAACGATCTATTGGGACATGGTGCGCAAGGCCGTTTCGGCCTGACGCGAAAGCTGCCTCCAGCGTGGCCGGAGGCAGATGAGTACGCTGGCGCTCAATGCGCTGGTTTGATGAAGGTGCCGTTGTTCAAATCCCGAAAGGCCTGGCGCAGCTCTTCCTGGGTGTTCATCACAATGGGGCCGTGCCAGGCGACGGGTTCCTCGATCGGTGCGCCGGAAATCAGCAGAAAACGAATGCCGTCCGGACCGGCCTGAACGGTGATCTCATCGCCGGTGCCAAAGCGCACCAGGGTGCGGTCGCCTGACATATCCCTAATGTGCAATTCTTCTCCGGCAACCTCTTTTTCCAGCAGTACCCCTTGTGGGCGCGAGGCGTCCACAAAGGCGCCTTGCCCCTCGAATATATAGGCGAAGGCCCGGCGATAGGTATCGATCTTGAAGGTCTTGCGCACACCGGCCGGCACATAGACATCCAGGTATTGTGGATCGGCAGCGATACCGTCCACCGGGCCGGTTTTTCCCCAAAACTCACCCACGATGACTTTCACGCGGGTGCCGTCGTCGTCGATGATCTCGGGGATGTCCTTGCCTTGAACATCCTGATAGCGAGGCGCGGTCATCTTCTGGCTGGAGGGAAGGTTGCCCCAAAGCTGGAAGCCATGCATCTGACCGTTGATGTTTCCTTTCGGCATCTCCTGATGCAGGATTCCGGAGCCGGCGGTCATCCATTGCACGTCGCCGGCGCCGAGTGTGCCGGTGTTGCCGAGTGAGTCGCCATGTTCCACGGTTCCCGAAAGTACATAGGTGATCGTCTCGATCCCCCGGTGCGGGTGCCAGGGAAAGCCACGTAGATAGTCCTGCGGGAACTCATTGCGAAAATCGTCGAACAGCAGAAACGGGTCCAGCTCGCTCGGGTCCTGAAAACCGAAGGCGCGATGCAGTTTCACGCCGGCGCCCTCCATCGTGGGCATGGCGTTGCGGGTCTCGAGGATTGGTCTGATGGACATGCTGCTGTCTCCTGGCGTGTACGCTAGAAACAGAAATAGGCAGGATTTCCGCCCCGGCAAATACGCACAGGCCGACACTGATTGTGCGAAAACGCGCAAGGGAGGCGGTTCCAATGGCCGGTGCGAATGCCTTTTCGGTCGTGAACGGTCCGTGCCTGTCGCTTTCTTTGGTGTTTTGGGCCGGGAACCCCCGCAAGCTTGTAGCGATAGGACATCAGCAAAGTGAGGGCACCATTGTGGAAGCAGGATTGAAAACCGGCTTTGTCGGGTTGGGAAATGTGGGCGGCAAGCTGGCAGGAAGCCTGCTGCGCAATGGTGTGACACTCAGCGTGCACGATCTTGATGCGGGGCTGGTTGCAGGGTTTGTGGCCCGAGGAGCGGCTGCCGGAGGCTCTCCCGCGGAAATGATGAAAGATTGCGATGTCGTGATCACCTGCCTGCCGTCGCCAGCGGCTTGTGATGCCGTAATGCAGGAGATGCTGCCTCATGTGTCAGACGGCAAGATCTGGATCGAAATGTCGACCACCGACGAAGCTGAGGTGCGGCGCCTGGCATCCG
It encodes:
- a CDS encoding homoserine dehydrogenase, with the translated sequence MTEPLRLGIAGLGTVGVGVVRIIRRQAELLEARTGRPIVITAVSARDAEKDRGVSLSSYAWETDPVSLARRDDVDVFVELMGGHEGAAKEATEAALASGKDVVTANKALLAIHGQALAEQAEAAGRVIRFEAAVAGGIPVIKSLTEGLAGNEITRVMGVMNGTCNYILTQMEASGRGYNALFEECGRLGYLEADPNLDVGGIDAGHKLALLAAIAFGTKPDFCNVQLEGIQRIAIEDIRHAADMGFRIKLLGVAQKSARGLEQRMAPCLVPASSPLGQLEGGTNMVVIEGDAVDQIVLRGPGAGEGPTASAVLGDICDIARGFRISTFGQPATSLQEAPSAISGLPAPYYLRLSLQDKPGALAKVAAALGDAGVSIDRMRQYGHSEPTAPVLIVTHKCTSAMLDDAISGLASTGVVDGAPVALRIEEL
- a CDS encoding TetR/AcrR family transcriptional regulator produces the protein MARTQGSHSDITGPRIREAALRLFAQHGFAAVSMRQIAADVGVQAGALYNYTSDKQSLLFSLMQGHMSDLIEAWKSQPTTDNAVSELERFVRFHIRYHMERPDAVFIAYMELRNLTAENFATIEAMRGSYENALETVLKQGVTEGVFQIPDTKIATLAVIAMLNGVMTWYRAGGRLSLEEVETIYWDMVRKAVSA
- a CDS encoding pirin family protein, whose amino-acid sequence is MSIRPILETRNAMPTMEGAGVKLHRAFGFQDPSELDPFLLFDDFRNEFPQDYLRGFPWHPHRGIETITYVLSGTVEHGDSLGNTGTLGAGDVQWMTAGSGILHQEMPKGNINGQMHGFQLWGNLPSSQKMTAPRYQDVQGKDIPEIIDDDGTRVKVIVGEFWGKTGPVDGIAADPQYLDVYVPAGVRKTFKIDTYRRAFAYIFEGQGAFVDASRPQGVLLEKEVAGEELHIRDMSGDRTLVRFGTGDEITVQAGPDGIRFLLISGAPIEEPVAWHGPIVMNTQEELRQAFRDLNNGTFIKPAH